The sequence TGACCAAAGTGCAGAGCTGCTGCCTTGCCAGAGTGCAACACCACCAGCaaagaccagagcagcgaagctcGGGAAGTcagcgcagaccagagcagcgcagctcAGGAAGTCAGCGCAGACCATAGCAGCGCAGCTCGGGAAGTCAaagcagaccagagcagcgcagcttGGGAAGTCAgagcagaccagagcagcgtcGCTGAGACCAGAGTCAGCGCCGCGAAGACCAGAGCCCAGAGCTACCAGAGCTGGCCTCGCCAGAGCGCAGAGCTGGCCTTGCTAGAGCCGGAGATACCCGTTTCACCTGAGCGTAAAGATACAAGAGACCCACCCGCGCAGGCAGGAAGCCTACCTGTGCAGCCAAGAGACCTACCCACACAGGCAGAAGGCATACCTCCGCAGACAACAAGATACCTTGCCGCGCAGCCAAGATGCCTTTCCACGCAGCCACGTATGATGGTTCAGCTTGGGGATTAAGATCATTGTACTGAGTTTTGGGCCCAATTGACTAAATGAGTGGGcttttagaattagggtttaCTTACAAACTATAAATAACACGTCTATTGAAAAAATAGGGGATCTGATTCATTCACTcgacacttgtaaaatgtaattatctcgAAGTATAGTGAAAATCTGGGCAACCTCCATGGACGTAGGTCTTgacgaccgaaccacgtaaatccacGTCTCGTTTATTGCTTTATAATTTAGGTGATGATTTCATGCTTCATCAAATAACAATTATGATGATCAATGGCACATGGTCTGATGATGTTTCTTTGGTCAAATCTGAAGTTCTGAATCATTTTAAATCTCAATTCTCAAGGAATTTTTAAAAGAGATTCGTCGTCAGTTTTCTTGTTCAGAAGACGATCGATCGATTAGATAATGACCTTCTCACTGTTCTTTTTACTGAACTTGAAGTTAAAGAAGTAGTTTGGGACTGTGGGGGAAATAAAAGTTCGGGCCCAGATGGATTCACCTTCTGCTTCATTAAAAAAATGTGACATTGTCTAATGGATGATATCATGCAATTTCTCATTGAATTTCATCATCATGGGAAAATTGTCAAAGAGGAAACCCGTGTTTTGTCACCCTCATCCCCCAAAAAAATGTTTTCATTCAAGTGAAGGATTTTCGCCCAATTTCCCTGATTGGATGCTCTTATAAAATTCTCGCAAAGATTGGCAAAAAAAATTGGCTAAGGTTATTAGCAAAGTGGTATCTGACAACCAAAGTGCGTTCGTGGCTAACAAACAGATTCTTGATAGCATCTTGGTGCTCGATGAATCTGTGGATTTCTTCAAAAGAACTGGCTCCAACAATCTTATCTTCAAAGTTGATTTCAAAAAAACGTATAACTCGGTCTTATGGGAATATCTTGATGAGATGATGGAAGGTATGAGATCCTCTATCTCCTTTCCATTTTCTCATTGCAGCGGAAGGTTTCAACAGTTTGACAAAGAAAGCTTTAGCTCTAAACCTGTTCGAAAGAGCTACTATTGGTCGAGATAATGTGGTGGTGAGTCACCTTCAATTTGCGGATGATAATGTTCTCATTGGTAAAGCATCACCCACCAATGCTAAGTTAATCAAAGGTATTCTTAGACTTTTTGAAATTACCTCAGGACTTTGGGTTAACTTTTTAAAAAGCTCCCTGCATGGCATCCACCTGGATAATCAGTCTCTCTTTTTCCTTGTTGATATCATTGACTGCAAAGTAGAAACTCTTCCTTTCTACTATTTGGGCCTTCCCATTAGTGTAAACCATAGGAAAAAAGAAACTTGGAATCTTGTGATTGAGAGATTTCACAAGAGGCTATCAGGGTGGGAAAAAAGAATTCTATCTTTTGGGGGAAGAATCATTCTCTTCAACTCGGTCTTGTCAACTTTACCGCTTTACTATCTTTCTTTCTTCAAAGTCCCAGAGAGTGTTATCAGAACCTTGATTAAAATGCAACGTGAATTCTTattgggggaggggggaaaggaaaatagtaataaaatttCTTGCGTTAGCTGGGATAGAGTCTGTAGCAGCAAAGCTGAGGGTGGTCTGGGAGTTAGGGATCTAAGATGTTTTAATCTGGCTCTTCTTTGTAAATGGCTTTGGATACTTGCTATGAATCAAAATGCTCTCTGCGCGGGAATCCTTAGGTCTAGGTATGGGGCTTTTAATATCAATAATAGGGGATCGAGTGATGTTAATTTGGAGTCTTTGTGGTGAAAAGATTTGAAAAACATTTTTAATGGTGTTGaatgattttttttggggggataATTTATCTTTTAACTCTTGGAAATGGGctgtctttcttgttttgggaCGATCCTTGAATCAGGGGGGGGGGGGCGTCTTTCAAAGATAAGTTCAAGAATCTATATAATTTATCTTCACAAAAAAATGTTAAGATAGGGGAGATGGGTGTATTTAGGGAGGGGGATTGGGTCTGGAAATTTGTCTGGATTAGAGCTTTTAACTCTATTGAATTTGTTGAGTTTGTGGATTTGTTGCGGGTTTCTCTCCACCCCTCCAAGTAGGGGTGTGCACCGGTTGGTTCGGCCGATCGACCGACCAAAAATCCACGAACGGACCAACCGGTCGTTGCATAAAAAAATAACCGATTGACCGAAGCTTAAATTTTAAACTGACCGAAACTGAACcatcaaaatttcaattttcgGTCGACCGAACCGAACAGACCGACTTGAAGGGGAGGAAAGCAAGAGGGCGGCCGAAGCAAGCGAATATTGAAGGGCGATGATTACTGTTAGACTGGAGGGTGCCACGGACGGAGGCGACAAACGAGGAGAAAGGCGCGGAAACGCAGGGGAGCGAAGTGGGCTGAGGGTTCCTTCGCGCTAAAACCCTTAAAATCGTGGAGTCTAAATTTTTGGGGAGAGGAAGTCGACGTGAATTTTTTAtggggaaggggaaggggacATGCTGGATTATGGGGAATTGAGTTTTTGTTGGGGGTGGGATTGGAAGGCGCAGACGAGAATTGATGGGGGTGGGTTTGGAGGGGAAATtggaaattattaaaaatatacatatataattatatattcagTTGGTTCGGTTTTCGACCGGCCAAATTCGGAAAATTCGAACCGACCgaaaaaatcaaaatctttATAAATTTTCGACCGTACCGACCGATCAGTATTAAAAAATTGACCGAAAACCGATCGGTTCGGTCCATTTTCGATCGATTTTTTCGGTCGGCTCGATTTTTGCAAACCCCTACCTCCAAGGTTGACTCCATATTTAATTGCTCAAGCTTTGGAAGTTTCTCAACAAGAAAGATGTATTTCCTTCTCCATAAAGTTGTGATGTTTTTGGACAGCAATCCAACAGCTTTCAAGGCATTAATTTGACTGAAATACATACCGTGCAAAGTATCCTCCTTTATTTGGAAAGCCTTCCAAGATAGAATCCCTACGAGAGAAAATCTAATGAAAAGAAGAATTAATCTCGAGAACAATAACAATTTTTGCCCATTGTGTTCTGCTCAAGTGGAGTCTACTGCCCATATTCTGCTTCTTTGCTCTTTTTCTAGTATGGTTTGGAACTCTATTTCAGCTGGTTGAAGATTTTCTTAGTTTCCACTTCTTCGATTTTGGAACATTTCTATGAGTTTGTTGAGATGGGTGGAAACAAACTGGGAAAGAggttatttaatattatttagcGATGTGTTTGTTCGAAGATTTGGAAAGTTATAAACGAGAGAGTCTTTTTGAAAGGAATTTCTGATACTGCTAAAACGGTGGAAGATATTATTTTTTGCACATGGAGATGGATCAAGGCAACAAAGCCCAATAATTTCTGCTACATATCCAATGAGTGGTTTGTCGATCCCACTAGATGTTTTCCGGCCAAACTCTCCTGATGTTGTCCTATTTTCTGGTGTTGTATCTTCTTTTGCTCTATATTTCTTTTTGGATTAAGTACCCCTTGTACTCATTTGAAATCCTttacctttcaaaaaaaaaaaattaatgaccaAGAGAAGATAGAGCAGCAGATATTTGAGGTTGTATGTAGATCGATACCTGGTGATTATTTCTGAACACCGGGAAAAAACAGCTTTTTTctcaaaatattaatttaaatccTCCATCAACCATATATACTTCCATAATTTTGTGATGCATATAATGTATGCTTTTCTttagtatgtatgtatgtatgtatatatatatatatatatatatatatgtgtgtgtgtgtgtgtgtgtgtgtggagaggttcaaataagaaccactaaataaaataagaacggagaaccattttcagccattcgatcatcaagatctacggtgaatgcatcatcttgttgtaTTAATGCATCACTTGAGTTCAAATCCTAAAAcgagcaatttttttatttttttagtgcattaattttaacagtggatgcattagatttaatggttctcacgttctcacaaataatgtaattctctctagaaccacaccctatatatatatggggccgctccaatcagaccccctaattttcgtgtaacatgaggcacgatctggtgcgttcattttatcaatcctatggctgatattgtatctggagggagatttttttcgaatgattcgaatcctggagggagcagaatattttaaattttgttattcatcagtatatactgcattgttcatcagtatatatgtcttattcattaccaatttttttaattttatttttcatcaatatatacattttattcgttagatatacgttttgttcattagtattatatgttttattcattgtcctcatgttacacgaaaaatacgGGGTCTCACTAGAGCgcgctcatatatatatataggaggaagttatactaagaatgctatctttcgtgagaaataTGAGAATGATTTaataagccagtatatagtgttgaataagctgcttgtaatgactgcataaccaaattcaattaattagatagaATTATCGCtcccttcagaattcgaacccaggtaaaaatgttatgcagtcattacaagcagcttattcaacactatatatatacaggcttattcaatcattctcatttctcacgaaagatagcattTTTAGTATAactcatccatatatatatatatatatatatatatatatatatatatattataataaaagcAATACATCGAGTTGGGtgacattataattttttttttttattttgcgtAGTTTGACCCAAGTCACTAATGGCTATTTTGGAGCAACACACCAAGAGGTTGCATTTTTGTAgcctccttttctttttctaattcCCTTTTTCTTTCTACCAACTTTTTGTCGACGAAAAATTGACTGCGGATCTCATTTATACAAAAATTGGGAGAGTTATGTAAAAACGAATCATGATTTGTTGTTCATTTGTTGTCGGAACAAAACTGAAATTTGCAAATAGGCATTAGACTATCCACTATGGTGCTATCCCATAGTGGTGCCATCTTTGTGCCACATCAGCAACTACCTCCTCTTTTAACTACCTCATATTTTCTTCACTATAGCATTAcctcatttttaattattcatgGACCCTACTATCATTATTACTACTTttaccattatatatatatattacttatgtattttaatttttgtataatattttattttaataaaaataatataattatataaataaagtaatttatttaaatgataaaatataaatttaaaattaatataattattctaaaaatttgaaattaaaacatGCATATTATTGAAAAGTAAATTCTTATCGCacacaactaaaattaaaaatacatataaaaataCACACATCTTAATTTAAATACCATGCATGTATTCAATTTACAATTAATAAATTAGAACATCGCCAAAACAAAAGGCAAGGCTATACTAGATCAAATTATGAAGAAGGAAAagttaagaaaaagaaaaagaaataaaccaaaaaaatgattttagtGAAGGAATTTGTGagaagaaaaacaaataaaaaaagaaaaagaatgaaataaaacaaaagatgGGAGGAAAGAGAAGGAAATGGACGAAAAGTgaaaaaaggaaagagaaatGGCTGCAATTGGAAGCTGCATTCAATCTGAGGCGCACAGTGCACTGCACGCGCTCCAGCTGTGCGCGCTGAGCATGCTTTTCTTGCACTCGCGCGTCACTCATCCTGGCATGGAGCCCACCATTCAGCCTACTACCTGGGTAGCACCAAATTTGCTACCCCATTTCTTGGGCTCCACTATGGTGCTATCCGTGCCAACTAGATTACTAACCCAAAATTTTTGCCCATAATGAATGCCCTTAGAGTCACAATCCACATTGTGGAGGGATTCGCAACTTTCATACCACATCGCCcgattataatattttattttttatattacacATAAAGTTGTTATATAGTAACACATAATTTTACTAtgtaataaacataaaactaacACATAATGTTCTTACCATATTACACAAATGCGTTTGTTGCTTTTCCCAAAGACGATAAACAGATTAagtccttatatatatatatataactatcaACTACGTTCTATGGCGAGCTAAATTCATACTCCATCTTACTCATTCTACATAAATACATTTAGCATTTTCATACAAATTAATTGAACCAcccacacaaaaaaaaaaaaaaaataaagaagctaGTAAcagaaaagaagaaagaaaatactccctccgtccctgaaataagttcctctttttccattttgggacgtcccccaaataagttcctctttctttctttctatttttgaacaactaccccaccactaataatactttatttattcttacttttcactttttcaccactctcaatactaattataccactttttcaccttttcaccactcccaatactaattataacatatttttctccactatcaatacactttaccattttccttaaaactcgtgtcgtccccaaagaggaacttattttggggacggagggagtatattaatcGGCGGTCACAAAGCAACACAATTCTTGGACGTGGTAACCCCGCCGTCTACCACCAGATTGTGGCCACTAATATACCTGGATTCATCACTAGCCAGAAACAGCGCCGCCTCCGCCACATCCTTGGCCCTCAGCGTCTCCCCTTTCAAGTTGGCCAAACACCGCACAAACTCCTCCATCTTCTCCACTTCCTCCTCCGTCACGGCGCCCACGCCTACTCCCCCCTCCCGCCACGCCTCCACCAGCATCCTCGTCGCCACCCCGAACGGCGAGATGCAGTTCACCCGGATCCCGTACCGCCCCAGCTCGCACGCCGCGTTCTTCGTCAGCCCCACGATCGCGTGCTTCGACGCCGTGTACGAGTGCGGGCCCATCCCGCCCATCACCCCGGCCACGCTCGCTGTCGAGATCACGCAGCCCCCGCCCCCGCCACGGATCATGGCGCGGGCGGCGTGCTTCATCCCGAGCGCGGCCCCCCTCACGTTGACGGTCATGATCCGGTCGAACTCGCCGGCGTCGAAATCGAGGATGCTCTTGTGCCTGGATTGGTCGCCGAGGATGCCGGCGTTGTTGAAGAGGATGTCGATCCTTCCGTATTTGGAAACCGTCCAGTTTATTAGGGTTTCGATTTCCTTCTCCGAGCTCACGTCGCAATGGACGTACGTCGCCTGAGCTGGCAGCGACTCCGCCACCGAGTTCCCGAGGCTGTCGTCCACGTCCGCGATTATCACCATGGCGCCGTGGGCCGCGAAGAGGCGAACGGTCGCCTCTCCGATGCCCCCGGCGCCGCCGGTTATCACCGCAACTTTTCCTTCCAATCTGCGCACGGAATTCACAACcgtttatgaaaatgaaaaatagctATGACAGAGAAATTGAGTAAGTGTTGCTAGCTGCATTAGTTTGAGCTAAAATTTGAATGTAATTTGATAACAACTAACTAATAACGTACCTTCCAATGGCGGGGATTGTAATACATTCCATTCCGGGAAATTGGGTTCCCGAAAACAGAAGTTCGGGAATCGCTTGGACTGCCATGCTTAGGGATAGTgagcttagagagagagagagagtttataATGAGAGATTGAGAGGGAATGGGATTGATGGTGctattgaaaaataagaatgCGGAATTTATAGGAAGACGTTTTGGGGGGAATTAAGTTGCTTactgtttttttgtttttttgaggAACAAGTTGCTACGTTGCtagtatatactccctccgtgcccaaaataagttcctctttggggacggcacgggttttaagaaaaatggtaaagtgtattgatagtggaaaaaaatatgttatactccctccgtcccactaaagttggctacattcgtttcggcacgggaattaaggaattgtagattagtattttaagtgtgtagttaataaagtataaaagtaataaagtaacaaatagaaggtgataaagtgagagtgagagaaggtaataaagtgataaagtaggagagaggatGTGaaaaagtatgagagagaagctaataaagtgataaagtaggagagagaatgtgataaaataggagagagaatgtgataaatatttccattttaggaaagtggtcaactttagtgggacgcccaaaatggaaatgtggccaactttagtgagacggagggagtaattaatattgggagtggtgaaaaggtgaaagagtgttataattagtattgaaagtggtgaaaaagtgaaaagtaagaataaataaagtattattagtggtggggtagttgtcaaaaaatagaaagaatgaaagaggaacttatttggggacgtcccaaaatggaaaaagatgaacttatttcagggacggagggagtaataattaataatatgacAACATCTTCATTTATTTGACAAGTCGTAGTCTTATTTCAACAATGTTTATGTACGATAATAATCTAGAAAAACACATATTCAACTGCACTAGATATCAatcttgaattttatttatatttttggatTGCATATATAAAATATAGGAAGAAATTGAGGACGAGATGTAGAAATTAATCCAGCTGTA comes from Salvia miltiorrhiza cultivar Shanhuang (shh) chromosome 3, IMPLAD_Smil_shh, whole genome shotgun sequence and encodes:
- the LOC131016425 gene encoding short-chain dehydrogenase reductase 2a-like, with product MAVQAIPELLFSGTQFPGMECITIPAIGRLEGKVAVITGGAGGIGEATVRLFAAHGAMVIIADVDDSLGNSVAESLPAQATYVHCDVSSEKEIETLINWTVSKYGRIDILFNNAGILGDQSRHKSILDFDAGEFDRIMTVNVRGAALGMKHAARAMIRGGGGGCVISTASVAGVMGGMGPHSYTASKHAIVGLTKNAACELGRYGIRVNCISPFGVATRMLVEAWREGGVGVGAVTEEEVEKMEEFVRCLANLKGETLRAKDVAEAALFLASDESRYISGHNLVVDGGVTTSKNCVAL